One Zeugodacus cucurbitae isolate PBARC_wt_2022May chromosome 3, idZeuCucr1.2, whole genome shotgun sequence genomic region harbors:
- the LOC105217268 gene encoding uncharacterized protein LOC105217268 isoform X2 has protein sequence MHQTIRVLLLCLINLGFLELTPAQLSSENVASIIWSFNQLENKLERHEHRERALGEVIKKSLQTLQRGQTNLQQLYGSQTSLDERINRIEIQLKTQGDRSMSRIENFFTEQKENNQQLLEKITKMSQNVEKLLYNSNYVVKPSNVAQNSNPYTASANFLEYGNHKTLKVDDIASTQDKPQEGLTYADKEFIRGLASETQNRVESVYTHMQNIVQRTQAETAVSDKAVDPSLYTDIDTILRRFNAQEDLMQRMYNQMNSSCFKVNDRVENLSSCSSISPPLTQVMDSEASINNVIDKQHEQLLDFMKTRFDTVDKDITNVQLEIAKNLNATIQNEASYLWRQISITNGEINTSKDLLRLMRDRNDIYVNSVLQSMAAMSNKVEDIKERVMDMNDNQTFLLNKLPLMPQEFSNVQQAFIGWLEQLSETLKMLQEKKKVPTS, from the exons ATGCATCAAACAATACGTGTACTATTACTCTGTCTGATTAACTTGGGATTTTTGGAACTGACGCCAGCACAATTATC ctCAGAAAACGTGGCGTCAATAATATGGTCTTTCAatcaattagaaaataaattggAACGTCACGAGCATCGCGAAAGAGCGCTTGGggaagtaattaaaaaatcattgcaAACTCTACAGAGAGGACAAACGAACCTACAACAATTATATGGTTCACAGACAAGTTTAGATGAGCGTATTAACCGAATTGAAATTCAGTTAAAAACG CAAGGAGATAGATCTATGAGCCGAATTGAAAATTTCTTTACggaacaaaaagaaaacaatcaaCAGTTACTCGAAAAGATAACCAAAATGTCTCAGAATGtagaaaaattgttatataacTCAAATTACGTGGTGAAACCAAGCAATGTGGCACAAAACAGCAATCCGTATACTGCATCTGCGAACTTCCTTGAATACGGGAATCATAAGACGCTGAAAGTCGACGATATAGCGTCTACTCAAGATAAGCCACAAGAGGGTCTCACGTATGCAGACAAAGAATTTATACGAGGATTGGCAAGCGAAACACAAAATCGTGTTGAAAGTGTGTATACCCATATGCAAAATATTGTACAAAGAA cacAAGCTGAAACCGCAGTAAGCGATAAAGCAGTCGACCCGAGTCTCTATACCGATATTGACACAATTTTGAGGAGATTCAATGCACAAGAAGATTTAATGCAGAGAATGTATAACCAAATGAACAGCAGTTGCTTTAAGGTAAATGATAGAGTTGAAAATTTAAGTAGTTGCAGTAGCATTTCACCACCACTCACACAAGTCATGGATAGCGAGGCAAGCATTAACAATGTAATTGATAAACAGCATGAGCAGTTACTTGATTTTATGAAGACACGTTTCGACACAGTCGATAAGGACATCACAAATGTGCAATTGGAAATAGCGAAAAATTTGAATGCCACAATTCAAAATGAAGCCAGTTATTTGTGGCGACAAATTTCCATAACGAATGGCGAGATAAATACCAGCAAAGATTTACTACGGCTAATGCGAGATCGGAATGATATCTATGTCAACAGTGTTTTACAAAGCATGGCTGCTATGAGCAATAAAGTGGAGGATATCAAAGAACGTGTCATGGACATGAATGAcaatcaaacttttttgttgaaCAAATTGCCTTTGATGCCGCAAGAATTTTCGAACGTGCAACAAGCTTTCATCGGTTGGCTAGAGCAACTAAGTGAAACGCTCAAAATGCTGCAGGAAAAGAAGAAAGTACCGACAtcgtaa
- the LOC105217268 gene encoding uncharacterized protein LOC105217268 isoform X1, which yields MHSHVEACSGETVSAIRSYEKTKSLEITPATMHQTIRVLLLCLINLGFLELTPAQLSSENVASIIWSFNQLENKLERHEHRERALGEVIKKSLQTLQRGQTNLQQLYGSQTSLDERINRIEIQLKTQGDRSMSRIENFFTEQKENNQQLLEKITKMSQNVEKLLYNSNYVVKPSNVAQNSNPYTASANFLEYGNHKTLKVDDIASTQDKPQEGLTYADKEFIRGLASETQNRVESVYTHMQNIVQRTQAETAVSDKAVDPSLYTDIDTILRRFNAQEDLMQRMYNQMNSSCFKVNDRVENLSSCSSISPPLTQVMDSEASINNVIDKQHEQLLDFMKTRFDTVDKDITNVQLEIAKNLNATIQNEASYLWRQISITNGEINTSKDLLRLMRDRNDIYVNSVLQSMAAMSNKVEDIKERVMDMNDNQTFLLNKLPLMPQEFSNVQQAFIGWLEQLSETLKMLQEKKKVPTS from the exons atgcaTTCGCATGTCGAAGCTTGTTCTGGTGAGACTGTTTCGGCGATTAGATCCTATGAA aaaacaaaaagtttGGAAATAACACCAGCAACAATGCATCAAACAATACGTGTACTATTACTCTGTCTGATTAACTTGGGATTTTTGGAACTGACGCCAGCACAATTATC ctCAGAAAACGTGGCGTCAATAATATGGTCTTTCAatcaattagaaaataaattggAACGTCACGAGCATCGCGAAAGAGCGCTTGGggaagtaattaaaaaatcattgcaAACTCTACAGAGAGGACAAACGAACCTACAACAATTATATGGTTCACAGACAAGTTTAGATGAGCGTATTAACCGAATTGAAATTCAGTTAAAAACG CAAGGAGATAGATCTATGAGCCGAATTGAAAATTTCTTTACggaacaaaaagaaaacaatcaaCAGTTACTCGAAAAGATAACCAAAATGTCTCAGAATGtagaaaaattgttatataacTCAAATTACGTGGTGAAACCAAGCAATGTGGCACAAAACAGCAATCCGTATACTGCATCTGCGAACTTCCTTGAATACGGGAATCATAAGACGCTGAAAGTCGACGATATAGCGTCTACTCAAGATAAGCCACAAGAGGGTCTCACGTATGCAGACAAAGAATTTATACGAGGATTGGCAAGCGAAACACAAAATCGTGTTGAAAGTGTGTATACCCATATGCAAAATATTGTACAAAGAA cacAAGCTGAAACCGCAGTAAGCGATAAAGCAGTCGACCCGAGTCTCTATACCGATATTGACACAATTTTGAGGAGATTCAATGCACAAGAAGATTTAATGCAGAGAATGTATAACCAAATGAACAGCAGTTGCTTTAAGGTAAATGATAGAGTTGAAAATTTAAGTAGTTGCAGTAGCATTTCACCACCACTCACACAAGTCATGGATAGCGAGGCAAGCATTAACAATGTAATTGATAAACAGCATGAGCAGTTACTTGATTTTATGAAGACACGTTTCGACACAGTCGATAAGGACATCACAAATGTGCAATTGGAAATAGCGAAAAATTTGAATGCCACAATTCAAAATGAAGCCAGTTATTTGTGGCGACAAATTTCCATAACGAATGGCGAGATAAATACCAGCAAAGATTTACTACGGCTAATGCGAGATCGGAATGATATCTATGTCAACAGTGTTTTACAAAGCATGGCTGCTATGAGCAATAAAGTGGAGGATATCAAAGAACGTGTCATGGACATGAATGAcaatcaaacttttttgttgaaCAAATTGCCTTTGATGCCGCAAGAATTTTCGAACGTGCAACAAGCTTTCATCGGTTGGCTAGAGCAACTAAGTGAAACGCTCAAAATGCTGCAGGAAAAGAAGAAAGTACCGACAtcgtaa
- the LOC105217270 gene encoding microtubule-actin cross-linking factor 1, isoforms 6/7 — protein sequence MRRLIGVVFVSLVALSLLYSAQAELSRDDIRGTMQSLVYSYNQLDNKLERHEHRERALGELIKRALQTLQKGQKSLEPLNGIFARLDERVSQIETLLITQEEKYNVQTEKLGEALEHIFKWMRENDECYKRPPVPAVMPPPPAPIVQPPPAVSPEFIKQQEQINQQMLEQIAKLSTNVEKLLDTSKDMMEQTEVAFKSVPSTAEMLTKIEDTLVSYSIVTPPPAPEPVDNTEFENKVFGKFDELATGIQELRAQPKPQDGLTNADKEFIHGLANETLSALENVKASAQSSTEKAQAETASLIKEAEQNLQTEAGKILVGVNTQAKLLQNFYDEMNTSYSKLNEGLEVFSKFNNILMANSELVLDTQRKVEFGTLQTVQKINEIIDKQREEIVDLLKTRFDAVDENVINSQIETMQNLSSTIETEISHVWRQISIMNGDITENRDLLNLMQGRNEVFVNSTFLSMTSMSNKVEDIKGRMLDMDTNLNYLLGKLSVMSQEFGAIKQGLADSLEQLRNTFHVMQEKLPPSGPGPHNIAKNEYETELNLLNKRHAAATTQ from the exons ATGCGTCGCCTAATTGGTGTAGTGTTCGTAAGTCTGGTTGCCTTGAGCTTATTATATTCAGCACAAGCCGAATTATC GCGAGATGACATACGTGGAACCATGCAGTCACTAGTCTATTCTTACAACCAGTTAGACAATAAATTGGAGCGACACGAGCATCGCGAAAGAGCGCTCGGTGAATTGATTAAAAGAGCCTTGCAGACACTACAAAAAGGGCAAAAGAGTCTCGAACCACTTAACGGTATATTTGCACGTTTAGATGAACGCGTCAGCCAAATTGAGACACTATTGATAACg CAAGAGGAAAAGTACAATGTGCAGACGGAAAAACTTGGCGAAGCACTCGAACACATCTTCAAATGGATGCGTGAGAATGACGAGTGTTACAAGCGACCACCGGTGCCGGCAGTGatgccaccaccaccagcgcCAATTGTCCAGCCGCCACCAGCAGTATCACCTGAATTCATTAAGCAACAGGAGCAAATCAATCAACAGATGCTCGAACAAATTGCGAAATTGTCTACGAATGTGGAAAAACTATTGGACACCTCCAAGGATATGATGGAACAGACCGAAGTGGCATTCAAGAGTGTGCCGTCCACAGCGGAAATGTTAACCAAGATTGAAGATACACTGGTGAGTTATAGTATCGTTACACCACCGCCCGCGCCGGAACCGGTGGACAACACTGAATTCGAGAACAAGGTGTTTGGCAAATTCGACGAGCTGGCGACTGGCATACAAGAGCTGCGTGCGCAACCTAAGCCACAAGATGGACTTACAAATGCGGACAAGGAATTCATACATGGACTGGCAAACGAAACACTCAGCGCGCTTGAGAATGTGAAGGCCAGTGCGCAGAGCAGCACAGAAAAAG cacAAGCGGAGACAGCTTCACTCATCAAAGAAGCCGAACAGAATCTACAGACCGAGGCTGGCAAAATTTTAGTGGGCGTCAATACACAGGCGAAGTTGCTGCAGAACTTCTACGACGAAATGAATACCAGCTACAGCAAGTTGAATGAGGGTCTTGAAGTTTTCAGCAAATTCAATAATATCTTAATGGCAAATTCGGAATTAGTTTTGGACACGCAACGTAAAGTTGAGTTCGGTACTTTGCAAACCGTACAAAAGATCaacgaaataattgataaacaaCGTGAGGAGATCGTCGATTTGCTGAAGACACGTTTCGATGCCGTCGACGAGAATGTCATCAATAGTCAAATAGAAACAATGCAAAACCTTAGCTCCACAATTGAAACGGAAATCAGTCATGTATGGCGGCAAATCTCCATTATGAATGGCGACATTACCGAGAATAGAGATTTACTGAATCTAATGCAAGGACGCAATGAGGTCTTTGTCAATAGCACATTCCTTAGCATGACTTCGATGAGCAATAAGGTGGAGGATATCAAGGGACGCATGTTGGATATGgatacaaatttgaattatctCTTGGGCAAATTGTCAGTGATGTCGCAGGAATTCGGTGCCATCAAACAAGGCCTAGCCGATTCGTTAGAGCAACTGCGCAATACCTTCCATGTGATGCAAGAGAAGTTGCCGCCTTCGGGTCCGGGACCGCATAATATTGCCAAAAATGAATACGAGACAGAAttgaatttactaaataaacgTCATGCCGCTGCCACAACGCAATGA
- the LOC105217269 gene encoding uncharacterized protein LOC105217269 has translation MINYLYQLMWLVLHILASIYETLHFVLLRLQALLLWSYDLSYNSTTLTRRDRAFLQRCKAELTKLPRHLNIIIGPDPLASVNESVVARILSYAQIIGIDCVSLYDLRSKLDGQISIENLCKSSKASWSKLQHNQFEWGLDTPAPETKTLDKNGYKENGVHQENGSACNGDIYQNKTPAHLKIYQISDIDNRAAIAKICRELFEQRKTTKVQNLLTDRKQLEQHISDELAKHIKWKIVDPEFSIIFNRDMCTFGMLPWQTRFTEFHTFETGRYVNAESFAKLLYGYSKCEQRWGK, from the exons ATGATTAATTATCTGTACCAGCTGATGTGGCTTGTACTGCATATACTAGCCAGCATATATGAAACTTTGCATTTTGTACTGTTGCGGTTGCAAGCGCTATTACTTTGGTCATATGACCTATCGTACAATAGTACGACGTTAACGCGCCGCGATCGCGCTTTTCTACAACGCTGCAAAGCTGAATTAACAAAATTGCCCCGACATCTAAACATAATCATTGGCCCCGATCCACTTGCAAGTGTCAATGAATCAGTGGTTGCACGCATTTTATCGTATGCGCAAATAATTGGTATTGATTGCGTCAGTTTGTACGATCTTCGTAGCAAATTGGATGGGCAAATTTCAATAGAAAACTTGTGTAAGTCAAGTAAAGCGTCCTGGAGCAAATTGCAGCATAACCAATTTGAATGGGGATTGGATACTCCTGCACCGGAAACAAAAACTCTAGATAAGAACGGTTATAAGGAGAATGGTGTGCACCAAGAAAATGGCAGCGCATGTAATGGtgacatatatcaaaataaaacgcCGGCACATTTGAAA ATTTATCAAATCAGTGATATAGACAACCGTGCAGCGATAGCAAAGATCTGTCGTGAATTATTCGAGCAACGTAAAACCACCAAAGTGCAAAATCTACTAACCGATCGCAAACAACTAGAACAACACATTAGTGATGAATTAGCCAAGCacataaaatggaaaattgtaGATCCAGAATTTAGCATAATATTTAATAGGGACATGTGCACTTTTGGCATGCTCCCTTGGCAGACAAGATTCACGGAATTCCACACCTTCGAGACGGGCCGCTATGTGAACGCAGAAAGTTTCGCGAAATTGCTATATGGATATTCAAAATGTGAACAGCGTTGGGGGaaatag